A window of the Gossypium hirsutum isolate 1008001.06 chromosome A05, Gossypium_hirsutum_v2.1, whole genome shotgun sequence genome harbors these coding sequences:
- the LOC107957487 gene encoding NDR1/HIN1-like protein 6, giving the protein MADQQKIHPVPDVEAPPETSPSAPLVPLGTSKSDTGNPVEQHPLNSRSHGPSPPVKHSTAPKKRRSCCCRCMCWTLSLLLLLIVILGIIVGILFLVFRPKLPKYSIDGLRVTQFDLSSANSSLSASFDVNITARNPNKRIGIYYDGGSHITVWYNETQLCEGALPKFYQGHRNTTVLVLPMTGQVQNGTVLLTALQQQQQMTGNIPLMLRAKQTVRVKLGSLKLMKMKFRIRCRLVVNALSADNAIRISSSSCSFRLRL; this is encoded by the coding sequence ATGGCGGACCAACAGAAAATCCATCCCGTCCCAGACGTGGAAGCGCCGCCAGAAACCTCCCCCAGTGCTCCCTTGGTTCCTCTAGGCACTTCTAAATCCGACACCGGTAACCCTGTCGAGCAACATCCACTCAACTCCCGGTCCCATGGCCCTTCTCCTCCTGTTAAGCATTCGACAGCTCCCAAGAAAAGAAGAAGCTGTTGTTGCAGGTGCATGTGTTGGACGCTGTCTCTTCTCTTGCTTCTGATCGTCATTCTGGGGATTATCGTCGGCATCTTATTCCTTGTTTTCCGACCAAAGCTACCCAAGTATTCTATCGACGGCCTGCGGGTTACGCAGTTCGATCTCAGCTCAGCCAATTCCAGCTTATCTGCTAGCTTCGATGTTAACATCACCGCCAGAAACCCCAATAAAAGAATCGGAATATATTATGACGGAGGTAGTCATATAACCGTATGGTACAATGAAACCCAACTATGTGAAGGGGCGTTACCCAAATTCTACCAAGGTCATCGGAACACGACCGTGCTGGTATTGCCGATGACAGGGCAAGTCCAGAACGGTACCGTGTTGCTGACGGCACTGCAACAGCAGCAGCAGATGACGGGGAACATACCCTTGATGCTGAGGGCTAAACAGACTGTGAGGGTTAAGCTTGGGAGCTTAAAGCTCATGAAAATGAAGTTCAGGATTAGGTGCCGCCTTGTGGTGAATGCTTTATCTGCTGACAATGCCATCAGAATTTCGAGCAGTAGTTGCAGCTTTAGGCTTAGACTTTAG
- the LOC107957486 gene encoding probable alkaline/neutral invertase D — translation MDGTKVMGLRNVSSICSLSEMDDHDLSRLLDKPRLNIERQRSFDERSLSELPMILTRGSYDNYEGMHSPCGRSGIDTPASWDRNSFDPHPIVAEAWEALRRTLVYFRGQPVGTIAAYDHASEEVLNYDQVFVRDFVPSALAFLMNGEPEIVKNFLLKTLQLQGWEKKVDRFKLGEGAMPASFKVLHDPVRKLDTIIADFGESAIGRVAPVDSGFWWIILLRAYTKSTGDLSLAERPECQKGMRLILTLCLAEGFDTFPTLLCADGCSMIDRRMDVYGYPIEIQALFYMALRCALSMLKQDAEGKDCIERIEKRLHALSYHMRSYFWLDFQQLNDIYRYKTEEYSHTAVNKFNVIPDSIPDWIFDFMPTRGGYFIGNVSPARMDFRWFCLGNCIAILSSLATPEQSVAIMDLIEARWDELVGEMPLKIAYPAIEKHEWRIVTGCDPKNTRWSYHNGGSWPVLLWLLTAACIKTGRPQIARQAIDLAETRLLKDGWPEYYDGKLGRFIGKQARKYQTWSIAGYLVAKMMLEDPSHLGMIALEEDKQRKPMIKRSCSWNC, via the exons ATGGATGGGACTAAAGTGATGGGACTTAGAAATGTGAGCTCAATTTGTTCCCTCTCTGAAATGGATGATCATGATCTCTCACGCCTCCTTGATAAGCCGAGGCTTAACATAGAGAGGCAAAGATCATTTGATGAAAGGTCACTCAGTGAGCTCCCTATGATTCTCACAAGAGGGAGTTATGACAATTATGAGGGCATGCACTCGCCCTGCGGGAGGTCAGGTATTGATACTCCAGCTTCTTGGGATAGAAACTCCTTTGATCCGCATCCCATTGTGGCTGAAGCATGGGAGGCTCTTAGGAGGACTTTGGTGTATTTCAGAGGCCAACCAGTTGGTACCATTGCTGCGTATGATCATGCTTCCGAGGAAGTTTTGAACTATGATCAG GTTTTTGTTAGAGATTTTGTACCTAGTGCTTTGGCTTTTCTGATGAATGGAGAGCCTGAGATAGTCAAGAACTTTCTCTTGAAGACTTTACAACTTCAAGGGTGGGAGAAAAAAGTAGATAGGTTCAAGCTAGGAGAAGGAGCAATGCCAGCTAGCTTCAAAGTTCTACATGACCCTGTACGTAAATTGGACACGATTATTGCTGATTTTGGAGAGAGTGCCATTGGAAGAGTTGCTCCAGTTGACTCTGGATTCTGGTGGATCATTCTGCTCCGTGCATACACAAAATCTACTGGGGATTTATCACTAGCTGAGAGGCCTGAGTGTCAAAAAGGGATGAGGCTTATACTTACTCTGTGTTTAGCAGAAGGATTTGATACATTTCCAACACTGCTTTGTGCTGATGGATGCTCTATGATTGATAGAAGAATG GATGTTTATGGTTATCCTATTGAAATTCAAGCGCTTTTCTATATGGCTCTGAGGTGTGCATTATCAATGCTGAAGCAAGACGCCGAAGGAAAAGATTGCATTGAAAGAATTGAGAAGCGTTTACATGCCTTGAGCTATCACATGCGTAGTTACTTTTGGCTTGACTTTCAGCAACTAAATGATATTTACAGATATAAGACTGAGGAGTACTCTCACACTGCAGTAAATAAGTTTAATGTTATTCCCGATTCTATCCCTGACTGGATATTTGATTTTATGCCAACACGTGGTGGCTACTTTATTGGGAATGTTAGTCCTGCAAGGATGGATTTCCGATGGTTTTGTTTAGGTAACTGTATAGCAATTTTATCTTCTCTTGCAACACCAGAGCAATCAGTGGCTATTATGGATCTTATTGAAGCTCGTTGGGATGAGCTTGTTGGAGAAATGCCTTTAAAAATAGCTTATCCTGCAATAGAAAAACATGAATGGCGAATTGTCACCGGTTGTGACCCTAAGAACACAAGATGGAGTTATCACAATGGAGGATCTTGGCCAG TGCTTTTGTGGTTGCTAACAGCTGCTTGCATCAAAACGGGAAGGCCACAAATTGCAAGGCAGGCAATTGATCTTGCGGAGACACGTTTGTTGAAAGATGGCTGGCCAGAATATTATGATGGAAAACTCGGGAGATTTATAGGCAAACAAGCAAGGAAGTACCAGACATGGTCAATAGCTGGATATTTAGTGGCGAAAATGATGCTAGAGGATCCATCACACTTGGGGATGATCGCTTTGGAAGAGGACAAACAGAGGAAGCCAATGATAAAGAGATCATGTTCCTGGAATTGCTAA